One Sediminicola sp. YIK13 DNA segment encodes these proteins:
- a CDS encoding head GIN domain-containing protein — MKHLFWIFFICFGTHISSGQNEKITQELQIFKEIKAFDGISVNLIRSSVNKAVITGANTKKVAIVNNEGILKIRMEVGKIFSGYRTFIDVYYTENLRVIDGNEDARITSDDVIKQEILELKAQEGAELIIKAQVEQLLVKTVTGGVIKASGTSDNQDVLINTGGVYDGKEFKTKFSTVNVNAGSRASINASSYVKAVVKAGGEVLVYGNPTKIEEKTIFGGTIRKM; from the coding sequence ATGAAACATTTATTTTGGATATTCTTTATTTGTTTTGGGACTCATATATCGAGTGGTCAAAATGAAAAGATTACCCAAGAATTACAAATATTTAAGGAGATAAAGGCATTTGATGGTATTTCTGTAAACCTGATCAGATCCTCTGTGAACAAGGCGGTTATTACAGGTGCAAATACCAAAAAAGTAGCTATTGTAAACAATGAGGGAATACTGAAGATCCGCATGGAAGTAGGTAAGATATTTAGTGGGTACAGGACCTTTATTGATGTATATTATACTGAGAATTTACGGGTAATAGATGGGAATGAAGATGCCAGGATTACTTCCGATGATGTTATAAAACAAGAGATTTTGGAATTAAAGGCCCAGGAGGGTGCCGAGCTTATTATTAAGGCACAAGTGGAGCAATTATTGGTTAAAACTGTTACTGGGGGGGTGATCAAAGCTTCTGGAACATCGGATAATCAGGATGTTCTTATAAATACGGGAGGTGTCTATGATGGAAAGGAATTTAAAACAAAATTTAGTACCGTTAATGTAAATGCCGGATCAAGGGCCTCCATTAATGCCAGTAGTTATGTAAAAGCTGTAGTTAAAGCGGGTGGAGAGGTATTAGTTTATGGAAACCCAACAAAAATTGAAGAAAAAACGATATTTGGCGGTACCATTAGGAAAATGTAG
- a CDS encoding class I SAM-dependent methyltransferase yields the protein MNKNFIVKDHSVSQEEFTLIHNKELDYYITTPVPKNLDLYYESDSYISHTDSTQSLQDKLYQSVKKINLRNKITLINQYTTNSKSVLDVGAGTGDFLKQAQLNGWTIAGVEPNPKARDLAEKKNINLSSSLEEITEPLYDVITLWHVLEHLPNLETQISKLHNLLKPNGTLIIAIPNFKSYDAKYYKEFWAAYDVPRHLYHFSRKAIDRIFSKHKFELIRTKPMLFDAFYVSLLSEKYKTGKPNYIRAFMVATISNIQGFFNKEPSSIIYVLKKT from the coding sequence ATGAACAAGAATTTCATCGTAAAAGATCACAGTGTAAGCCAAGAAGAATTTACCTTAATCCATAATAAAGAATTAGACTATTATATTACAACTCCTGTTCCGAAAAATCTTGATCTCTATTATGAAAGTGATAGCTATATTTCACATACAGATTCAACCCAGTCCTTACAGGATAAACTATATCAATCTGTCAAAAAAATAAATCTCAGAAATAAAATCACTTTAATAAACCAATACACCACCAACTCCAAAAGTGTATTGGACGTAGGAGCAGGTACAGGTGACTTTTTAAAACAGGCCCAACTTAATGGATGGACAATCGCAGGGGTGGAACCAAATCCAAAAGCCAGAGATCTGGCAGAAAAGAAAAATATAAACCTATCCTCTTCTTTAGAGGAAATAACGGAACCCCTATACGATGTAATAACCTTGTGGCATGTACTCGAACATTTGCCCAATTTAGAAACTCAAATTAGCAAATTGCATAATTTGCTTAAACCTAATGGTACGTTGATCATTGCCATTCCCAATTTCAAAAGCTACGACGCAAAATATTACAAAGAATTTTGGGCCGCCTATGATGTCCCAAGGCACCTGTATCACTTTTCAAGAAAAGCAATAGATAGAATTTTTTCTAAACATAAGTTTGAATTGATCAGAACCAAACCCATGCTTTTCGATGCTTTTTACGTCTCATTATTATCAGAAAAATACAAGACTGGCAAGCCTAACTATATTAGAGCTTTTATGGTGGCCACCATCTCAAATATCCAAGGCTTCTTCAATAAAGAACCTTCCTCCATCATATACGTCCTAAAAAAGACCTAA
- the rnr gene encoding ribonuclease R — MSKKNKRSKSQKRNEITKGIFTVLENGEGKSFNYKQIAAKLNITEGNGRNELIKKLVELKEKKRILEEGTGQYKAIPSTKTYHTGRVDITGRGNAYIIVEGLDDDVFIPFNKLKKAFHGDTVDVYIYPRRRGRKLEGEITKVIERKKSTFVGIVDLQKTFAFIRPSDHRMYTDIFVPLDKIGKANDGDKVIVKIVDWPDDRDSPMGEITEVLGKPGEHNTEIHSILAEYGLPYEFPLEVEHFADKLDTSIKEEEIAKRRDMRDVLTFTIDPKDAKDFDDALSFQKLENGNYEIGVHIADVSHYLKTDTILDDEAYERATSVYLVDRVVPMLPEVLSNNACSLRPNEEKYTFSAIFELDDKAILQNQWFGRTVINSNERFAYEEAQYIIESGSGNIPDDVSIRGNSYSVDDEVVSATLTFDRLAKILREKRMKAGAISFDKVEVRFNLNENSEPEGVYFKESKDANKLIEEFMLLANRKVAEFIGKQKPVKTFVYRIHDEPNEEKLMALNGIISRFGHSLNFKSKKEISDSLNKLLEDVKGKKEQNLVDTLAIRSMSKAIYTTDNIGHYGLAFDYYSHFTSPIRRYPDVMVHRLLQHYLDGGNSAKADIYEEKCKHSSNMESLAANAERDSIKYMQIKFMDDHKDQEFVGVITGVTEWGIYVEIIENKCEGMVRIRDIKDDYYTFDEKEYAIVGDKTKKTYQLGDEVVVMVKNTDLMKRHLDFSLLGKA; from the coding sequence ATGTCAAAGAAGAATAAAAGGTCAAAAAGCCAGAAGAGAAACGAGATTACCAAAGGCATTTTTACCGTGTTGGAAAATGGAGAAGGCAAAAGCTTTAATTATAAACAAATAGCCGCTAAACTTAATATAACTGAAGGTAACGGTAGAAATGAACTTATAAAAAAGTTGGTTGAACTGAAAGAGAAAAAAAGGATACTGGAAGAAGGTACCGGCCAATACAAAGCAATACCAAGTACAAAAACGTACCATACAGGTCGTGTAGATATTACGGGAAGAGGAAATGCCTATATCATTGTGGAAGGTTTGGATGATGATGTATTTATTCCTTTCAATAAATTAAAGAAGGCTTTTCATGGAGATACCGTAGATGTGTATATCTATCCAAGAAGAAGAGGAAGAAAATTGGAAGGTGAGATTACCAAAGTTATTGAGAGGAAAAAATCAACTTTTGTTGGGATCGTAGATCTTCAAAAGACGTTTGCCTTTATACGACCATCTGATCATAGAATGTATACCGATATTTTTGTTCCCTTGGATAAAATTGGCAAAGCTAATGATGGGGATAAGGTTATTGTTAAAATAGTTGATTGGCCAGATGACCGGGATTCTCCTATGGGAGAGATTACAGAGGTTCTTGGAAAACCAGGAGAACACAATACAGAAATACATTCCATACTGGCTGAATACGGTTTGCCTTATGAATTTCCTTTGGAGGTGGAACATTTTGCAGACAAACTGGATACTTCTATTAAAGAGGAGGAAATTGCTAAAAGAAGGGATATGCGTGACGTATTGACTTTTACAATTGATCCCAAGGATGCAAAGGATTTTGATGATGCCCTTTCGTTTCAAAAATTGGAAAATGGAAATTATGAAATAGGCGTACATATTGCAGATGTTTCGCATTACCTAAAGACGGATACTATATTGGATGACGAAGCTTATGAAAGGGCTACGTCCGTATACCTTGTGGACAGGGTGGTCCCGATGTTACCAGAAGTCTTATCCAACAACGCTTGTTCTCTTAGGCCAAATGAAGAGAAATATACTTTTTCTGCTATTTTTGAATTGGATGACAAGGCCATTTTACAAAATCAATGGTTTGGAAGAACTGTTATAAATTCCAATGAAAGATTTGCCTACGAAGAAGCCCAATATATTATAGAAAGTGGTTCAGGGAATATTCCTGATGATGTTTCTATTCGAGGAAATTCTTATTCCGTGGATGATGAGGTGGTTAGTGCTACTTTGACCTTTGATAGGTTGGCAAAAATTCTCAGAGAAAAACGTATGAAGGCCGGAGCTATTTCCTTTGATAAGGTAGAAGTGAGGTTTAATTTAAATGAGAATAGTGAACCAGAAGGAGTATACTTTAAAGAAAGTAAGGATGCCAATAAATTAATTGAAGAATTTATGTTATTGGCCAACCGTAAGGTTGCGGAGTTTATAGGAAAACAAAAGCCTGTAAAAACTTTCGTCTATAGAATACACGATGAGCCCAACGAAGAGAAATTAATGGCTTTAAATGGTATAATTTCCCGTTTTGGACATAGTCTTAACTTTAAAAGCAAAAAAGAGATAAGCGACTCTTTAAATAAGCTTTTGGAGGATGTGAAAGGTAAGAAAGAACAAAATTTAGTGGATACCCTGGCTATACGCAGTATGAGCAAGGCTATTTATACCACCGATAATATAGGTCATTATGGATTGGCCTTTGATTATTACAGTCATTTCACTTCCCCAATCAGGAGATATCCGGATGTTATGGTCCACCGTTTGTTACAGCATTATCTGGACGGGGGCAATTCGGCCAAAGCTGATATATACGAGGAAAAATGTAAGCACTCTTCTAATATGGAATCTTTAGCGGCCAATGCCGAACGGGACTCTATTAAATACATGCAGATCAAATTCATGGACGATCACAAGGACCAAGAGTTTGTCGGGGTAATTACAGGGGTGACAGAATGGGGAATCTATGTAGAGATAATTGAGAATAAATGTGAGGGTATGGTTCGTATCAGGGATATAAAGGATGATTATTATACCTTTGATGAAAAAGAATATGCCATTGTGGGCGATAAGACCAAAAAAACTTATCAATTAGGGGATGAAGTTGTAGTTATGGTCAAGAATACAGACCTTATGAAACGTCATTTGGATTTTTCACTACTTGGCAAAGCATAG
- the rpiB gene encoding ribose 5-phosphate isomerase B yields MKIAIGNDHAGTEYKLAVIGLLKSMKIEVQNYGTDGTDSVDYPDFVHPVANDVENGDVDFGIIICGSGNGASMTANKHQKVRCALCWNKEIVSLARQHNDANILSLPARYISLPQALEMVKTFLETKFEGGRHERRIEKIACS; encoded by the coding sequence ATGAAAATAGCTATTGGAAATGACCACGCGGGAACAGAGTATAAATTGGCCGTTATTGGACTCCTAAAATCAATGAAAATTGAGGTACAGAACTATGGTACCGATGGGACGGATAGTGTGGACTATCCTGATTTTGTGCATCCGGTTGCCAATGATGTAGAAAATGGCGATGTTGATTTCGGTATCATTATATGTGGTAGTGGCAACGGGGCCTCCATGACTGCCAATAAACATCAAAAGGTACGTTGTGCACTTTGTTGGAATAAGGAGATTGTATCCTTGGCACGGCAACACAACGATGCCAACATTCTCAGTTTGCCTGCAAGATACATTTCATTGCCCCAGGCATTGGAAATGGTAAAAACTTTCTTGGAAACCAAATTTGAAGGAGGAAGACACGAAAGAAGGATTGAAAAAATAGCCTGTTCGTAA
- a CDS encoding HopJ type III effector protein codes for MTVSAFVEKLRNDPQEISFKETIAVIEDHYLFEPVRFTNGRLVNEAGQNSGSCKLLFFAKLHNLNKAEALVCFGDYYRQDVLKNLNGENHQNIRNFMQTGWEGISFDNNALIKK; via the coding sequence ATGACCGTATCTGCCTTTGTTGAAAAATTGAGAAATGATCCACAAGAAATATCGTTCAAGGAAACCATAGCCGTTATTGAGGACCATTATTTATTTGAGCCCGTAAGGTTTACCAATGGAAGGCTGGTAAACGAGGCTGGGCAGAATTCAGGATCTTGTAAATTGCTTTTTTTTGCTAAGCTCCATAATTTGAACAAAGCAGAAGCCCTAGTTTGTTTTGGAGACTATTATCGCCAAGATGTTTTAAAAAACCTCAATGGGGAAAATCATCAGAACATTAGGAATTTTATGCAAACGGGATGGGAGGGTATATCTTTTGATAATAATGCCCTCATCAAAAAATAA
- the ybeY gene encoding rRNA maturation RNase YbeY: MIDFHFETDFELEDTAKYSDWVTRIITSHNRKHSQIDYIFCDDEYLLDINQKYLDHDTYTDIITFDYTEDKVIGGDIFISVDRLKENASKFKEDFNDELLRVMSHGVLHLLGYKDKSQEDSDLMRKKENECINMFHVEQ; the protein is encoded by the coding sequence ATGATTGATTTCCACTTTGAAACCGACTTTGAGCTTGAGGACACAGCCAAGTATTCCGATTGGGTAACTAGAATAATAACCAGCCACAATCGAAAGCATTCACAGATCGACTATATCTTTTGTGATGATGAGTATCTGTTGGATATCAATCAAAAATATCTGGACCACGACACCTACACAGATATTATCACTTTCGATTATACCGAAGACAAAGTAATAGGGGGAGATATCTTTATATCTGTAGATAGGTTGAAAGAAAACGCCTCCAAATTCAAAGAAGATTTTAATGATGAATTGTTGCGTGTGATGTCTCATGGAGTGTTACACCTTTTAGGCTACAAAGATAAATCTCAAGAAGATTCAGATCTGATGAGGAAAAAAGAAAATGAATGTATCAATATGTTCCACGTGGAACAATAA
- the mnmG gene encoding tRNA uridine-5-carboxymethylaminomethyl(34) synthesis enzyme MnmG, which yields MFDKEYDVIVVGAGHAGAEAAAAAANLGSKTLLVTMNLQTIGQMSCNPAMGGIAKGQIVREIDALGGYSGIVSDKSAIQFKMLNKSKGPAMWSPRTQNDRMRFAEEWRIALENTPNVDFYQEMVSGLLVEGTKVVGVKTSLGLEIRSRAVVLTNGTFLNGLIHIGDKQFGGGRSGEKASTGITEQLVSLGFESGRMKTGTPPRVDGRSLDYSKMILQPGDAIPEKFSYTPTSPLKIQRDCHMTHTSQLVHDLLKEGFDRSPMFNGRIKSLGPRYCPSIEDKINRFADKDSHQLFVEPEGWNTVEVYVNGFSTSLPEDVQYKALKSVVGFENVKFFRPGYAIEYDYFQPTQLKHTLETKLINNLYFAGQINGTTGYEEAASQGLMAGINAHLKINEKDPFILNRDEAYIGVLVDDLITKGTEEPYRMFTSRAEYRTLLRQDNADLRLTPKSYAIGLADEDRLRRMEEKETNSNKFIEFFRETSVKAEDINPILESVGSAPVNQSGKMFKVFSRPNITMDHMLQLETVSNFVHEENFDRNVLEQAEIQVKYSGYIAKEKNNADKLQRLENIKIPENFDYSKLKSLSFEAREKLNAIRPVTISQASRISGVSPSDISVLLVFMGR from the coding sequence ATGTTTGATAAAGAATACGATGTTATTGTAGTTGGCGCTGGGCATGCAGGAGCAGAGGCCGCAGCAGCAGCTGCGAACCTGGGCTCCAAAACTCTTTTGGTAACCATGAACCTTCAAACAATTGGACAAATGTCCTGCAACCCTGCCATGGGTGGTATTGCAAAAGGCCAGATTGTAAGAGAAATAGATGCCTTAGGTGGCTATAGCGGTATTGTCAGTGACAAATCCGCCATACAATTTAAAATGCTCAACAAATCCAAAGGACCTGCAATGTGGAGTCCTAGAACACAGAACGACAGAATGCGTTTTGCGGAAGAATGGAGAATAGCACTGGAGAACACCCCTAATGTTGATTTCTATCAAGAAATGGTATCGGGGCTTTTAGTAGAAGGCACCAAGGTAGTAGGGGTAAAAACCTCCTTAGGCTTGGAAATACGAAGTAGGGCAGTAGTACTCACCAACGGAACCTTCTTAAACGGTTTGATCCATATTGGTGACAAACAATTTGGAGGAGGACGATCAGGAGAAAAAGCCTCCACTGGTATTACAGAACAATTGGTGTCCCTTGGTTTTGAAAGCGGCCGTATGAAAACGGGAACCCCTCCTAGAGTAGATGGTAGATCATTGGACTATTCCAAAATGATCCTACAACCTGGAGATGCTATCCCAGAAAAATTTTCATATACCCCCACTTCACCTTTAAAGATTCAAAGGGACTGTCACATGACCCATACCAGTCAATTGGTTCATGATCTACTCAAAGAAGGGTTTGACCGGTCCCCAATGTTTAATGGAAGAATCAAAAGTTTGGGACCAAGATACTGTCCGTCCATTGAAGACAAGATAAATCGCTTTGCAGATAAGGACAGCCATCAGCTTTTTGTTGAGCCAGAAGGATGGAACACTGTAGAAGTATATGTGAACGGATTTTCCACCTCCTTGCCAGAAGACGTACAATACAAAGCGCTAAAATCTGTTGTCGGTTTTGAAAACGTAAAATTCTTTAGACCTGGGTATGCGATAGAATACGATTACTTTCAGCCTACTCAACTAAAGCACACCCTAGAAACCAAACTGATAAACAACCTGTATTTTGCCGGACAAATAAATGGAACTACCGGATACGAAGAAGCCGCTTCCCAAGGTTTAATGGCAGGAATTAACGCCCATCTAAAAATCAACGAAAAGGACCCATTTATTCTAAATAGGGACGAAGCATATATCGGTGTCCTGGTCGATGATTTAATTACTAAAGGAACGGAGGAGCCCTATCGTATGTTTACTTCAAGAGCAGAGTACAGAACTCTTTTGAGACAAGACAACGCAGATTTAAGACTGACGCCAAAAAGTTATGCTATTGGACTAGCAGACGAAGATCGATTAAGGAGAATGGAAGAAAAAGAAACCAACTCCAATAAATTTATTGAATTCTTTAGAGAGACCAGTGTAAAAGCTGAAGACATCAATCCAATTCTAGAGAGCGTTGGTTCAGCACCTGTAAACCAATCGGGGAAGATGTTTAAAGTTTTTTCCAGACCCAATATTACCATGGACCACATGTTACAACTAGAAACCGTTTCTAATTTTGTTCATGAAGAGAACTTTGATAGGAACGTATTGGAACAGGCGGAGATTCAAGTAAAATATTCTGGCTATATCGCAAAAGAGAAGAACAATGCCGACAAACTACAACGTTTGGAAAACATCAAAATTCCTGAGAATTTTGATTACTCCAAATTAAAATCACTTTCCTTTGAGGCTAGAGAAAAACTAAATGCGATACGACCTGTAACGATTTCCCAGGCATCTCGTATCAGTGGTGTTTCTCCAAGCGACATAAGCGTCCTGTTAGTGTTTATGGGTAGGTAA
- a CDS encoding GNAT family N-acetyltransferase produces the protein MRVEIKNFQELTTSQLYDILQLRSEVFVVEQDCVYQDLDGKDQKALHIIGYKENEVVAYTRIFKSGDYFKEASIGRVVVKSSERKFGFGVDIMKASIAAVEEYFKESTIHLSAQCYLIKFYNSLGFKEVGEEYLEDGIPHIGMTRHK, from the coding sequence ATGAGGGTAGAAATAAAAAACTTCCAAGAACTGACAACCAGCCAGTTGTATGACATTCTTCAGCTAAGAAGTGAGGTTTTTGTAGTGGAACAAGACTGTGTATACCAAGACTTGGATGGGAAGGATCAAAAAGCCCTACATATCATAGGGTATAAGGAAAATGAGGTAGTAGCGTATACCCGAATTTTCAAAAGTGGGGATTATTTTAAAGAGGCCAGTATAGGCAGGGTAGTTGTAAAATCTTCAGAAAGGAAATTTGGTTTTGGTGTTGATATTATGAAAGCATCTATTGCCGCAGTTGAAGAATATTTTAAGGAAAGCACTATTCATCTCTCTGCACAGTGTTATTTAATTAAATTCTATAATTCACTGGGATTTAAGGAGGTAGGAGAAGAATATCTGGAAGATGGGATTCCCCATATAGGAATGACTAGACATAAATAA
- a CDS encoding MBL fold metallo-hydrolase translates to MTIKRILYLGLISVVTLVACKENTQSKPQKKQEPVNGSPIKNKVSLIILGTVQDAGSPHIGCTKTCCENLFLEPSEERRVVSLGVVDSDHKKKYLFEATPDISKQLKALKNYDTSIKEEMPDGIFLTHAHIGHYTGLMYLGKEAMSSKAVPVFTMPKMKSFLEENGPWSQLVNNNNIALKELSEPGELRLTPHLSVSPIIVPHRDEYSETVGFTIFGPHKKVLFIPDIDKWHKWDNSIIASISKVDLAFIDATFYDGEELDNRDITQIPHPFVIESMALFKDLSPKEKSKIYFIHLNHTNPLLDKNSSAYKKVLENGFNVAHIKDVFPL, encoded by the coding sequence TTGACTATTAAAAGGATATTATATCTGGGTCTTATAAGTGTAGTGACCTTGGTTGCCTGCAAGGAAAACACTCAATCCAAGCCCCAAAAAAAACAGGAACCTGTTAATGGATCCCCTATTAAAAACAAAGTTTCCCTGATCATTTTGGGAACTGTCCAGGACGCGGGCTCACCTCATATTGGATGTACCAAAACTTGTTGTGAAAATCTATTTTTAGAACCCAGTGAAGAAAGAAGGGTAGTCTCCTTGGGCGTAGTGGATTCTGATCACAAAAAGAAATATCTCTTTGAGGCCACACCAGATATTTCCAAACAACTAAAAGCACTAAAAAACTACGACACGTCCATAAAAGAAGAAATGCCCGATGGGATATTCCTTACCCATGCACATATAGGACACTATACTGGTCTTATGTATCTGGGAAAGGAAGCGATGAGTTCAAAGGCTGTTCCTGTATTTACCATGCCCAAAATGAAATCATTCTTAGAAGAGAACGGGCCTTGGAGCCAGCTGGTGAACAATAATAATATTGCCCTGAAGGAGCTATCAGAGCCGGGAGAGCTTAGGCTTACCCCCCATCTTAGCGTTTCCCCAATTATAGTACCGCACAGGGACGAGTATTCCGAAACCGTTGGGTTTACCATATTTGGCCCCCATAAAAAAGTGCTATTTATACCTGATATTGACAAGTGGCACAAATGGGACAACAGTATCATTGCGTCTATTTCCAAAGTAGATCTAGCCTTTATTGATGCTACCTTCTACGATGGGGAAGAATTGGACAATAGGGATATAACCCAGATACCACATCCATTTGTAATAGAGAGTATGGCCCTTTTTAAAGACCTATCGCCCAAAGAAAAATCCAAGATCTATTTCATCCATTTAAACCATACCAACCCCTTGTTGGACAAAAATAGCAGTGCCTATAAAAAAGTATTGGAAAATGGGTTTAATGTGGCCCATATTAAAGATGTGTTTCCCTTATAG
- a CDS encoding pentapeptide repeat-containing protein gives MDQYIEEESFKGVNFLESPLQKGSYENCSFNNCVFSNCYLSQIIFEECTFSDCNFSMAHLKNASFRDVVFEDCKLMGLRFDEMDDFLFQVSFFGCNLKLSNFYQKNIPETKFVHCNLEGADFSEVNLLGATFDQCNLRNVIFDRTNLEKVDFSTSNHIQMDPDKNKLKNAKFSTDGALGLLAKYQIKIDY, from the coding sequence ATGGACCAGTATATTGAAGAGGAATCTTTTAAGGGCGTCAATTTTCTTGAATCCCCTTTACAAAAAGGGTCCTATGAAAATTGTTCCTTCAACAACTGTGTTTTTTCTAATTGCTACCTATCCCAAATTATATTTGAAGAGTGCACTTTTAGCGATTGTAATTTTAGTATGGCGCATCTAAAAAATGCTTCTTTCAGGGATGTGGTATTTGAGGATTGTAAACTGATGGGGCTGCGTTTTGATGAAATGGATGACTTTTTATTTCAGGTAAGTTTTTTTGGGTGCAACTTGAAATTATCAAACTTTTATCAGAAAAATATTCCTGAAACGAAATTTGTACATTGTAATCTGGAAGGGGCCGATTTTTCAGAGGTGAACTTATTGGGGGCTACCTTTGACCAATGTAACCTTAGAAATGTCATTTTTGATAGAACAAATTTGGAAAAGGTAGACTTTTCCACTTCCAATCATATTCAAATGGACCCGGATAAGAATAAATTAAAAAATGCCAAATTCTCCACCGATGGGGCACTGGGGCTATTGGCCAAATACCAAATAAAAATTGACTATTAA
- a CDS encoding LysE family translocator codes for MLEDIQAAIPLGFFLSFMIGPVFFVLLETSALRGFRAAMCFDFGVIIADIIFLIVAYFSSFQLLENLSNQPGLFVFGGAILLVYGIVIVLKKGVKHKEPKLKATKGDYLGLFVKGFLLNFINIGVLVFWLGVLIVVGPSLDNDPKRLIVFFSSMLGAYVVTDLFKILLAKQLRKKLTPPRIYRIKKGLGFILIICGMVLIVKGFLPKDKLNIEKGIELIRE; via the coding sequence ATGTTAGAAGATATTCAGGCAGCTATACCCTTAGGTTTTTTTCTAAGTTTCATGATAGGTCCTGTTTTTTTTGTGTTATTGGAAACCAGTGCACTTCGAGGTTTTAGAGCCGCAATGTGTTTTGATTTTGGAGTCATAATTGCCGATATCATTTTTCTTATTGTTGCTTATTTCAGTAGTTTTCAGCTGTTGGAAAATTTAAGCAACCAGCCTGGTTTGTTCGTCTTTGGAGGAGCCATCTTATTAGTGTACGGGATTGTTATTGTTTTAAAGAAAGGTGTGAAGCATAAGGAACCAAAGCTCAAGGCTACCAAAGGAGATTATCTCGGTCTTTTTGTAAAAGGTTTTTTACTTAATTTCATTAATATAGGGGTCTTGGTATTCTGGTTGGGAGTTCTAATCGTTGTAGGACCAAGTTTGGATAACGATCCAAAAAGGCTTATAGTTTTCTTTTCTTCTATGTTAGGGGCATATGTGGTCACTGATCTCTTTAAAATATTATTGGCCAAGCAGCTACGGAAAAAATTAACCCCTCCTAGAATTTATCGTATAAAAAAAGGTTTGGGATTTATTCTAATTATATGTGGAATGGTGTTGATTGTAAAAGGTTTTTTACCCAAGGATAAATTGAATATCGAAAAGGGAATAGAGTTGATCAGAGAATAA
- a CDS encoding OmpH family outer membrane protein — protein MKKLIFATFLFTIIGCQQNKIAFVDNVKLMDEYQEKLDMESKFKTKAEALNRKRDSISQAFQMEAQAFQGKAEKMSADQAQKEYGMLQQRGQMIGQQLQQQEQELQSISQTEMDSIISTVKKEIKAFGKDKGYTFILGGGEGGSVLYGDEAKDVTKEVLDILNAKYKK, from the coding sequence ATGAAGAAATTAATATTTGCAACTTTTTTATTTACCATCATTGGATGCCAACAAAATAAAATAGCATTTGTTGACAATGTTAAATTAATGGATGAATATCAGGAAAAATTAGATATGGAATCCAAATTCAAAACCAAAGCAGAAGCTCTGAACAGAAAAAGGGATAGTATTTCCCAAGCCTTTCAAATGGAAGCACAGGCCTTTCAAGGTAAGGCAGAAAAAATGTCTGCAGATCAGGCACAAAAAGAATACGGAATGCTACAGCAAAGAGGTCAAATGATCGGCCAACAATTGCAACAGCAAGAACAGGAGCTACAATCCATCAGTCAAACAGAAATGGACAGTATCATAAGTACCGTTAAAAAAGAAATAAAAGCCTTCGGAAAAGATAAAGGTTACACATTTATCCTTGGTGGAGGTGAAGGGGGTAGCGTACTCTATGGGGACGAGGCCAAAGATGTAACCAAAGAAGTGTTGGACATCTTAAATGCGAAATACAAGAAATAA